The genomic region CACAATTCACCATATGGTGGTCACTACAATGGATTACGTACGGCAACTAAAGCCCTTCAGGCGGGTTTTTGGTGGCCTACGTTGTTTAAAGATGCCTATCATTATGTGTCGAGTTGTGACAGTTGTCAGCGGAGTGGTGGAATTGGTCGTCGAGATGAAATGCCCCTACAAAGCTTCCTAGAGgtggaagtgtttgattgttggggaatTGATTTCGTCGGTCCATTTCCATCCTCATTTGCCAATGAATACATTTTGGTCGCTGTGGACtatgtgtctaagtgggtggaagcgattgcttcaccaaaAGCTGACGGTAAGACCgtaatcaaatttttgaaaaagaacattttttcgcGTTTCGGTACGCCAAGGGTGTTGGTGAGTGATGGCGGATCGCATTTTTGCAATGCTCCACTTGAAAAAGTGTTGAAGCAATATGGAGTTAGGCACAAGGTTGCTACTCCATACCATCCGCAAACCAACGGCCAAGCAGAGGTTTCAAACCGTGAGATTAAAAGGAtccttgagaaaactgtgtcaagTTCGCGAAAGGATTGGTCTCAAGCTTGACGACGCGTTGTGGGCGTATCGTACCGCCTATAAGGCTCCAATTGGTTTAACTCcatttcaaatggtttatggtaagaCTTGCCATTTACCCGTTGAGATGGAGCACAAAGCTTTTTGGGCGTTAAAGCTTTTAAATTTTGATCCTAACTTGGCCGGTGAAAAAAGAAAAGTTCAAATTCATGAGTTGGATGAATTGAGACTTAATGCCTACAATTCCAACAAAATTTATAAGGAAAAGGTCAAATTTTATCATGATAGCAAAATTCGGCAAAAAGATTTCCAAGTTGGTCAAATGGTGCTTCTCTTCAATTCCCGTttgagactttttccgggaaaattgAAGTCAAAATGGTCTagaccgtttttggtcaaggaGGTGAAGCATTTTGGAGCAATTGTGGTAGAAGACCCGAAATCCAAAGAAACATGGACTGTTAACGGGCAAAGATTGAAAGTGTACCGTGGGTGCGAGTTCAATAGAGAAACAAGTGTGCTTGCTCTTAGTGATCCTTGATCACTTATAGCcatcgagctgaccgacgttaaacaaagcgctagtcgGGAGGCACCCCGGCATTGTAAGTATTTCCTGTTTTTTTTAGTTGTTACTGGAGCTTTTAATTTTATTAGAGTGTTGTGTTAAGAAAGGAGGAAGACCTgtaatcttttttaaaaaaaaaaattctggtTATGGTGTGGAGCGCCCGGCGGAGCAATTTGGCTCGCCGGGCGAAGGCTTGTTTTCTGTGACTGTTTGTCACGTGCTTGGGCTGCAGAGAAAAGGGGCTTATTGTGTGAGGCCCACTCTTGCCCTCATTCTTGCAATTTTCATTTCCCCCTTCCCTTGTGCGCCCTAGCCGTTCCTCTCCTTgccttgtgtaacaccccataaaattctttatttaatttaattaatttttgattaaatattagaattaattgagttaactgagaaaaatggaaataatgaggctagtgggccagtgtcgcttgtagtagaaggggggtgtcagtggtgaagcccattactaatgataagcttattttcataaaatagaaggagttgtggaatagagagagttacagcattttgggaaaagaagtctgaacgtgaaaagaggagaagagcgaagaagtgcgacgcgaggaagagcgaagaatcaaccttcaggtaaggggggactcttccgtttatcttctatt from Vicia villosa cultivar HV-30 ecotype Madison, WI unplaced genomic scaffold, Vvil1.0 ctg.001700F_1_1, whole genome shotgun sequence harbors:
- the LOC131636351 gene encoding uncharacterized protein LOC131636351; translated protein: MVYGKTCHLPVEMEHKAFWALKLLNFDPNLAGEKRKVQIHELDELRLNAYNSNKIYKEKVKFYHDSKIRQKDFQVGQMVLLFNSRLRLFPGKLKSKWSRPFLVKEVKHFGAIVVEDPKSKETWTVNGQRLKVYRGCEFNRETSVLALSDP